The Streptomyces sp. Mut1 genome window below encodes:
- a CDS encoding rhamnogalacturonan lyase — MALGHPRTIRRRRPTRTRTLLGAVTAGLLATTALIVTGQTSQAATARQAEALDRGVVSVHTEGGNLISWRWLATDADSVAFNVYRAGTKVNGSPVTGSTNYFHTGAPDSADYTVRAVVGGVEQGDSVHAVQFRGGYKDVPISPPPGGTTPDGVAYTYEANDASVGDLDGDGALDFVLKWQPTNAKDNSQSGYTGNTVVDGVKLDGTRLWRIDLGRNIRSGAHYTQFQVYDYDGDGRAEVAMKTADGSTDGRGTVIGSASADHRNSSGYVLSGPEYLTMFNGLTGAAMGTVDYVPARGTVSSWGDSYGNRVDRFLAGTAYLDGSRPSLIMARGYYTRTVIAAWDWRDGAFTRRWTFDTNSSTNTGRGYDGQGNHQLSVADVDGDGKDEIVYGAMAVDDDGRALWTTGNGHGDAMHVGDLDPARPGLEEFKVDEDGSKPSSWMADAATGRILWSTPAGGDNGRGVSGDIWAGSPGAESWSSAADGIRDPRGNVVASRKPSSTNFLVWWDGDTTRELLDGTHIDKYGTSGDTRLLTGASVHSNNGTKATPVISGDLLGDWREEVVWATTNNTALRIYSTPYETSTKITTLLHDTTYRTALAWQNTAYNQPPHPGFLIGSGMGTAPRPTVSTP, encoded by the coding sequence GTGGCACTCGGTCATCCCCGAACCATCCGCAGACGCCGTCCCACCCGGACCCGCACCCTGCTCGGCGCCGTCACCGCGGGCCTGCTCGCCACGACGGCCCTGATCGTCACCGGCCAGACCTCGCAGGCCGCCACCGCACGTCAGGCCGAGGCGCTGGACCGAGGGGTCGTCAGCGTCCACACCGAAGGCGGCAACCTGATCAGCTGGCGCTGGCTCGCCACCGACGCCGACTCCGTCGCCTTCAACGTCTACCGCGCCGGCACCAAGGTCAACGGCTCACCCGTCACCGGCTCCACGAACTACTTCCACACCGGCGCCCCCGACTCGGCCGACTACACCGTGCGCGCGGTCGTCGGCGGCGTCGAACAGGGCGACTCCGTGCACGCGGTCCAGTTCCGCGGCGGCTACAAGGACGTGCCCATCAGCCCGCCCCCGGGCGGCACGACCCCCGACGGCGTCGCCTACACCTACGAGGCCAACGACGCCTCCGTCGGCGACCTCGACGGGGACGGCGCCCTCGACTTCGTACTGAAATGGCAGCCCACCAACGCCAAGGACAACTCCCAGTCCGGCTACACGGGCAACACCGTCGTGGACGGCGTCAAGCTCGACGGCACCCGGCTCTGGCGGATCGACCTGGGCCGCAACATCCGCTCCGGCGCGCACTACACGCAGTTCCAGGTGTACGACTACGACGGCGACGGCCGGGCCGAGGTGGCGATGAAGACCGCCGACGGCAGCACCGACGGCAGGGGCACGGTCATCGGCAGCGCGTCGGCCGACCACCGCAACTCCTCCGGCTACGTCCTGTCCGGCCCCGAGTACCTGACGATGTTCAACGGCCTGACGGGCGCGGCCATGGGCACGGTCGACTACGTCCCCGCGCGCGGCACCGTCTCCTCGTGGGGCGACAGCTACGGCAACCGCGTCGACCGCTTCCTCGCCGGCACCGCCTACCTGGACGGCTCCCGGCCGTCCCTGATCATGGCCCGCGGCTACTACACGCGTACGGTGATCGCCGCCTGGGACTGGCGCGACGGGGCCTTCACCCGGCGCTGGACCTTCGACACCAACAGCTCGACCAACACCGGCCGCGGATACGACGGCCAGGGCAACCACCAGCTGTCGGTGGCGGACGTGGACGGCGACGGCAAGGACGAGATCGTCTACGGCGCCATGGCCGTGGACGACGACGGCCGCGCCCTGTGGACCACGGGCAACGGCCACGGCGACGCCATGCACGTCGGCGATCTGGACCCCGCGCGCCCGGGTCTTGAGGAGTTCAAGGTGGACGAGGACGGCTCGAAGCCCTCGTCGTGGATGGCGGACGCCGCGACCGGCCGGATCCTCTGGTCGACGCCCGCGGGCGGTGACAACGGCCGGGGTGTCAGCGGCGACATCTGGGCGGGCAGTCCGGGCGCCGAGTCCTGGTCGTCGGCGGCCGACGGGATACGCGACCCCCGGGGCAACGTCGTCGCGAGCCGCAAGCCCTCCAGCACCAACTTCCTGGTCTGGTGGGACGGCGACACGACCAGGGAGCTGCTGGACGGCACCCATATCGACAAGTACGGCACCTCCGGCGACACCCGGCTGCTGACCGGCGCTTCGGTCCACTCCAACAACGGCACCAAGGCCACCCCGGTGATCTCCGGCGACCTGCTGGGCGACTGGCGCGAGGAAGTGGTCTGGGCGACCACGAACAACACCGCGCTACGGATCTACTCCACGCCGTACGAGACCAGCACGAAGATCACCACACTGCTCCACGACACCACCTACCGCACCGCGCTGGCCTGGCAGAACACCGCCTACAACCAGCCGCCGCACCCCGGTTTCCTCATCGGGAGCGGCATGGGGACCGCTCCGAGGCCCACGGTCTCCACACCCTGA
- a CDS encoding SpoIIE family protein phosphatase encodes MSDTGTTASGPDSDDGMAGALLDTLFSQSAVGLHVLDTDLRVVRVNALTEAANPERIVGLHFTEAYHMDNPEASERMLRRVLKTGTPVLDYVAQGRLAQSSGPSRVLTVTLHRLDASDGRPIGVLAAVVDVDERERAHVRADVLAAVRRGVGHSLDVAATCEGLVAALVPDFADLAVVEVVDEVLRGADPPLGPLRRDVPLRRAAVRGTGTNPDSVVGELRRLPEATPFALAVTDLRPRLVELGPDTPWLEADPATRRRIEETGAHSLIVAPLKLHGAVLGLLSLYRHQGNPYDERDLTLALTAAAHAALSIENALRYAREHVIASTVQRRLLPQHDGARVAIETAHVLLPGRNSGCWFDTIALSGARTALIIGNVAGHGLQTAITMGQLRTVIHALAGLDLEPDEVLARLNDTADRLVEERRSLPPGDSLHHQPLTATCLYAVYDPFTRVCTVARAGHPAPVVVAPDGRPLALDVPEGPAIFSEDSAPFATGSVLLDEGSVLAFLTGSLLAGERSVERVHDALAFPDRPLRELCDAIVYNLPAGPDPEGAALLLARTGVVPPDRVATWELAHDRTTPAVARTLVRDRLEGWDLDEDTIEATELIVSELITNAVRYGTPPLQLRVMLDRTLTCEVHDTSPVAPHLRHARTVDEGGRGLFIVSQLANHWGTRYSTDGKALWTEQEIPADEDA; translated from the coding sequence GTGTCGGACACCGGTACAACGGCCTCTGGGCCGGACTCGGACGACGGCATGGCGGGGGCGCTCCTGGACACGCTCTTCAGCCAGTCCGCGGTCGGCCTGCACGTCCTGGACACGGACCTGCGGGTGGTGCGGGTCAACGCCCTGACGGAGGCGGCGAACCCCGAGCGGATCGTGGGCCTGCACTTCACCGAGGCGTACCACATGGACAATCCGGAGGCGTCCGAACGGATGCTGCGCCGGGTCCTGAAGACCGGAACACCCGTGCTCGACTACGTCGCCCAGGGGCGCCTCGCGCAGTCCTCCGGCCCCTCCCGCGTCCTGACGGTCACCCTGCACCGCCTGGACGCCTCCGACGGGCGGCCGATCGGGGTGCTGGCGGCCGTGGTCGACGTCGATGAACGGGAGAGGGCACACGTCCGGGCGGACGTGCTCGCGGCCGTGCGCCGGGGGGTGGGCCATTCCCTCGATGTGGCGGCGACCTGCGAGGGGCTCGTCGCGGCTCTGGTGCCCGACTTCGCCGATCTGGCCGTGGTCGAGGTGGTCGACGAGGTACTGCGCGGGGCCGATCCGCCGCTCGGCCCGCTGCGCCGGGACGTCCCGCTGCGCCGGGCCGCCGTGCGGGGGACGGGAACGAACCCGGACAGCGTGGTCGGCGAGTTGCGCCGGCTGCCCGAGGCCACCCCGTTCGCCCTCGCCGTCACCGATCTGCGGCCCCGGCTCGTCGAGCTGGGCCCGGACACCCCGTGGCTGGAAGCGGACCCGGCCACGCGGCGCAGGATCGAGGAGACCGGGGCGCATTCCCTGATCGTGGCCCCGCTGAAGCTGCACGGCGCCGTGCTCGGCCTGCTGAGCCTGTACCGGCACCAGGGCAATCCGTACGACGAGCGCGACCTCACCCTCGCGCTGACAGCGGCCGCCCACGCCGCGCTGAGCATCGAGAACGCGCTGCGCTACGCCCGCGAGCACGTGATCGCCTCGACCGTCCAGCGCCGGCTGCTCCCCCAGCACGACGGCGCCCGGGTCGCCATCGAGACCGCGCACGTCCTGCTGCCGGGACGCAACAGCGGCTGCTGGTTCGACACCATCGCGCTCTCCGGCGCGCGGACCGCGCTGATCATCGGCAACGTGGCCGGGCACGGGCTGCAGACCGCCATCACCATGGGCCAGTTGCGCACCGTCATCCACGCGCTGGCGGGGCTCGACCTGGAGCCCGACGAGGTGCTGGCCCGGCTCAACGACACGGCCGACCGGCTGGTGGAGGAGCGCAGGTCGCTGCCGCCCGGCGACTCGCTGCACCACCAGCCGCTGACGGCGACCTGCCTGTACGCGGTCTACGACCCGTTCACCCGGGTCTGCACGGTGGCACGGGCCGGACATCCCGCCCCGGTCGTCGTCGCACCCGACGGCCGGCCGCTCGCGCTCGACGTCCCGGAGGGGCCCGCGATCTTCTCCGAGGACAGCGCCCCCTTCGCGACCGGCTCGGTCCTGCTGGACGAGGGCAGTGTGCTGGCGTTCCTCACGGGGTCGCTGCTGGCCGGGGAGCGGTCGGTGGAGCGGGTCCACGACGCGCTGGCGTTCCCGGACCGCCCGCTGCGGGAACTGTGCGACGCCATCGTGTACAACCTGCCGGCCGGGCCCGATCCGGAGGGGGCGGCGCTGCTGCTCGCCCGGACCGGGGTGGTGCCGCCGGACCGGGTGGCGACCTGGGAGCTGGCCCACGACCGGACCACACCGGCCGTCGCCCGCACCCTGGTCAGGGACCGGCTGGAGGGCTGGGACCTGGACGAGGACACCATCGAGGCGACCGAACTGATCGTGAGCGAACTGATCACCAACGCCGTCCGCTACGGCACACCGCCGCTGCAACTGCGGGTCATGCTGGACCGCACCCTGACCTGCGAGGTCCACGACACCAGCCCGGTGGCCCCGCATCTGCGCCACGCGCGGACGGTCGACGAGGGCGGGCGCGGCCTGTTCATCGTCTCGCAGCTCGCCAACCACTGGGGCACCCGCTACAGCACCGACGGCAAGGCCCTGTGGACCGAGCAGGAGATCCCGGCGGACGAGGACGCCTGA
- a CDS encoding DUF6629 family protein: MCWSATADLVAGGAVAAIGVACVARARRARDLPLAALPLLLGAHQIIESAVWHADGGSGPATVAWAVIALPLLPLWVPLGVLCAAPAHARRRLAVPLAFGAATSAFLAYALATRTVTAQVRGHTLGYALDLPHPPLLVAGYLLATIGSLLLSGDRGLVLLGVLVAGGAVVCAALWRLEFISTWCALAAVCSVVLLGWSGRPRAAGPRPAEGG, from the coding sequence ATGTGCTGGAGCGCGACCGCCGACCTGGTCGCCGGTGGCGCGGTGGCCGCGATCGGGGTGGCCTGCGTGGCGCGTGCGCGACGGGCCCGGGACCTGCCGCTGGCGGCCCTGCCTCTGCTCCTCGGCGCGCACCAGATCATCGAGTCCGCGGTCTGGCACGCGGACGGCGGCAGCGGCCCCGCCACCGTCGCCTGGGCGGTCATCGCCCTGCCGCTGCTGCCGCTGTGGGTGCCGCTCGGTGTGCTGTGCGCCGCCCCGGCCCACGCGCGGCGGCGCCTCGCCGTACCCCTTGCGTTCGGGGCGGCGACGAGCGCGTTCCTCGCGTACGCCCTGGCGACCCGGACGGTGACCGCGCAGGTGCGCGGCCACACCCTCGGCTACGCGCTGGACCTGCCGCATCCGCCGCTGCTGGTGGCGGGCTACCTGCTGGCCACCATCGGCTCCCTGCTCCTGTCCGGCGACCGCGGGCTGGTCCTGCTCGGCGTGCTCGTCGCGGGCGGGGCGGTGGTGTGCGCGGCGCTGTGGCGGCTGGAGTTCATCTCCACCTGGTGCGCGCTGGCCGCCGTGTGCTCGGTGGTCCTGCTCGGCTGGTCCGGCCGGCCCCGAGCGGCCGGACCGCGGCCGGCGGAGGGCGGCTGA
- a CDS encoding DUF1876 domain-containing protein produces the protein MNRTLEWTVRVELSEQDGTTRAEAVLDTGSAKLTGQGIARCSPQDPDVPAIGDEVAASRAMHDVAGQLMSVADRALGQAGAGRADEPAQPPYAWSDASP, from the coding sequence ATGAACCGCACGCTGGAATGGACGGTGCGTGTCGAGCTGTCCGAGCAGGACGGGACGACCAGGGCGGAAGCGGTGCTGGACACGGGGTCGGCGAAACTCACCGGCCAGGGGATCGCCCGTTGCAGCCCGCAGGACCCGGACGTGCCCGCCATCGGTGACGAGGTCGCGGCCAGCCGCGCGATGCACGACGTCGCCGGTCAGCTGATGAGCGTGGCCGACCGCGCGCTGGGCCAGGCCGGAGCCGGCCGCGCGGACGAGCCCGCACAGCCGCCCTACGCCTGGTCGGACGCCTCGCCCTGA
- a CDS encoding PP2C family protein-serine/threonine phosphatase — translation MNRRHPFRSASSEELLTTLQDLTSRARREVELHQARVELAEALQREMLPPTLPSLPGLRTAARYTPARNGLDIGGDWYDGFVLPDGSLAFAIGDVQGHDVEAAAFMGQIRIAMRALAVAAADPGEVVRRTNDLLLAADSSLLATCTFVRLDPGTRELQSARAGHVASVWATADGRGGVTDDEGGLPLGVQPGEEYPVTTRRLASDGAFVLLTDGVVEGPAYPLDEGLDEVVELVRARVGEDADVLADAVLGSAERTGHEDDAAVLVLRHEAVAAAPG, via the coding sequence ATGAACCGGCGGCATCCGTTCCGGTCGGCCAGCTCCGAGGAGCTGCTCACCACCCTCCAGGACCTCACCTCCCGGGCCCGCCGCGAGGTGGAGCTGCACCAGGCTCGGGTGGAGCTCGCGGAGGCGCTGCAACGCGAGATGCTGCCGCCCACCCTGCCCTCGCTGCCCGGTCTGCGCACCGCCGCCCGGTACACACCCGCGCGCAACGGTCTGGACATCGGTGGCGACTGGTACGACGGGTTCGTGCTCCCCGACGGTTCACTCGCCTTCGCGATCGGCGACGTACAGGGCCATGACGTCGAGGCGGCCGCCTTCATGGGCCAGATCCGCATCGCGATGCGCGCCCTCGCGGTGGCGGCGGCCGATCCCGGCGAGGTCGTGCGGCGCACCAACGACCTGCTGCTCGCGGCGGACTCCAGTCTGCTCGCCACCTGCACCTTCGTCCGTCTCGACCCGGGCACCCGGGAGTTGCAGAGCGCACGGGCCGGTCATGTGGCATCGGTGTGGGCCACCGCGGACGGCCGGGGCGGGGTCACCGACGACGAGGGCGGGCTGCCGCTGGGGGTCCAGCCCGGCGAGGAGTATCCGGTCACCACCCGCCGGCTCGCGTCGGACGGCGCCTTCGTGCTCCTGACCGACGGAGTGGTGGAGGGTCCGGCGTACCCCCTGGACGAGGGGCTGGACGAGGTGGTGGAGCTGGTGCGCGCCCGGGTGGGTGAGGACGCGGACGTGCTGGCCGACGCGGTCCTGGGCTCCGCCGAGCGCACCGGGCACGAGGACGACGCCGCGGTGCTCGTGCTGCGGCACGAGGCTGTCGCGGCCGCCCCGGGATAA
- a CDS encoding MASE1 domain-containing protein: MIRSERSRRYAVAALRVLAVAAVYYGSARVGLLRQVTVHGAMVTPLWPPTGISLSCLLWLGPRIWPGIALGALLVVGELGGAVTPSSVAVVAGSTLAPLCAYLLLRRAGFRKELDRLRDGVVLVFLGAMAGMVISPTAGTSMLVVDGKLPAGDFWSVWAAWWAGDVMGVLVVTPLLLVLCRARMPRLPDRWAEAGALAVVAVVGTMVATHSTLSMLYLVFPIIVWAALRFQLAGSAPCALLVSVLAIVAGTDRVGPFAGHTIVEVMINLTVLNGAVALTSLLLAAIVAEQRHIRLRIERACEELAEVVDQLAPGRSAAAWPSRAKDERDRR; the protein is encoded by the coding sequence GTGATCCGCAGTGAGAGGTCCCGCCGGTATGCCGTGGCGGCCCTGCGTGTCCTGGCGGTCGCGGCCGTCTACTACGGATCGGCCCGGGTGGGGCTGCTGCGGCAGGTGACCGTGCACGGTGCGATGGTCACGCCGCTGTGGCCGCCGACCGGCATCTCCCTGAGCTGCCTGCTCTGGCTGGGGCCGCGTATCTGGCCGGGGATCGCGCTCGGCGCGCTGCTCGTCGTCGGCGAACTCGGCGGGGCGGTGACGCCGTCCTCCGTCGCCGTCGTGGCGGGCAGCACGCTCGCACCGCTGTGCGCGTACCTGCTGCTGCGCCGGGCCGGCTTCCGCAAGGAGCTGGACCGGCTGCGCGACGGGGTGGTCCTGGTCTTTCTCGGGGCGATGGCCGGCATGGTGATCAGCCCCACGGCGGGGACCTCGATGCTCGTGGTGGACGGGAAGCTGCCCGCCGGCGACTTCTGGTCGGTCTGGGCCGCCTGGTGGGCCGGTGACGTCATGGGGGTGCTCGTGGTCACCCCCCTCCTGCTGGTGCTGTGCCGGGCGCGGATGCCGCGGCTCCCGGACCGCTGGGCGGAGGCCGGGGCGCTGGCGGTCGTCGCGGTCGTGGGGACGATGGTGGCCACCCACAGCACGCTGTCGATGCTCTACCTGGTGTTCCCGATCATCGTCTGGGCCGCCCTGCGCTTCCAGCTCGCGGGCAGTGCGCCCTGTGCCCTGCTGGTGTCCGTGCTGGCGATCGTGGCGGGGACGGACCGGGTCGGTCCGTTCGCGGGCCACACCATCGTGGAGGTCATGATCAACCTCACCGTTCTGAACGGGGCCGTCGCCCTCACCTCGCTCCTGCTGGCCGCGATCGTCGCGGAGCAGCGGCACATCAGGCTCCGGATCGAGCGCGCCTGCGAGGAGCTGGCCGAAGTGGTGGACCAGCTCGCGCCCGGCAGGTCGGCGGCTGCCTGGCCGTCCCGGGCGAAGGACGAGCGCGACCGCCGCTGA
- a CDS encoding FAD-binding protein: MTPAEMNWAGNITFGARRLCTPRSVAELRETVAASDAVRALGTRHSFNAVADTHGDLVSVAGLPRVVDIDPARRTVRLSAGLRFGEFAAELHERGFALHNLGSLPHISAAGACATGTHGSGVGNRSLAGCVRALDLVTADGGTRTLRRGEPDFAGAVVSLGALGVVTALELDVVPAFDIQQWVYEDLPEAALTEGFDEVMAAAYSVSVFTDWSPGPVGQVWLKQRVGDEGPRPMPAEWLGARLADGSRHPIPGVPAGNCTRQQGVPGPWHRRLPHFRLEFTPSNGDELQSEYFVARRDAAAAYEALARLRKRIAPVLQISEIRGVAGDDLWLSPAYGRDSVAFHFTWVPDAAAVAPVLAGIEEALAPFGARPHWGKVFGTAPEVLRTLYPRYGDFEELMARLDPSGTFRNDFLDRHFPG; encoded by the coding sequence GTGACCCCCGCGGAGATGAACTGGGCCGGCAACATCACCTTCGGCGCGAGGCGGCTGTGCACACCGCGGTCGGTCGCCGAACTGCGCGAGACGGTGGCCGCGTCCGACGCGGTACGCGCCCTGGGCACCCGGCACTCCTTCAACGCGGTCGCCGACACCCACGGGGACCTCGTCTCGGTCGCGGGGCTTCCGCGCGTCGTCGACATCGACCCGGCCCGGCGCACGGTCCGGCTGAGCGCGGGACTGCGCTTCGGCGAGTTCGCCGCCGAACTGCACGAGCGCGGCTTCGCCCTGCACAACCTGGGCTCGCTGCCCCACATCTCGGCCGCCGGGGCCTGCGCGACGGGGACACACGGCTCGGGCGTGGGCAACCGCTCGCTCGCGGGCTGCGTCCGTGCCCTGGACCTGGTGACGGCCGACGGCGGGACGCGGACCCTGCGCCGCGGGGAGCCGGACTTCGCCGGAGCGGTGGTGTCCCTGGGCGCGCTGGGTGTGGTGACCGCTCTGGAATTGGACGTCGTGCCCGCCTTCGACATCCAGCAGTGGGTGTACGAGGACCTGCCCGAGGCGGCCCTGACCGAGGGCTTCGACGAGGTGATGGCGGCCGCCTACAGCGTCAGTGTCTTCACCGACTGGAGCCCGGGACCGGTCGGCCAGGTGTGGCTGAAACAGCGGGTGGGGGACGAGGGGCCGCGGCCGATGCCGGCCGAGTGGCTCGGAGCCCGGCTCGCCGACGGTTCCCGGCACCCGATCCCCGGCGTCCCGGCCGGGAACTGCACCCGCCAGCAGGGCGTACCAGGGCCCTGGCACCGCCGGCTGCCGCACTTCCGGCTGGAGTTCACCCCGAGCAACGGCGACGAGCTCCAGTCGGAGTACTTCGTGGCCCGCCGGGACGCGGCCGCCGCGTACGAGGCCCTGGCCCGGCTCAGGAAGCGGATCGCGCCGGTGCTCCAGATCTCCGAGATCCGCGGGGTCGCGGGCGACGACCTGTGGCTGAGCCCCGCGTACGGCCGGGACTCGGTGGCGTTCCACTTCACCTGGGTGCCCGACGCGGCGGCCGTCGCGCCGGTACTCGCCGGGATCGAGGAGGCCCTCGCGCCCTTCGGCGCCCGCCCGCACTGGGGCAAGGTCTTCGGCACGGCCCCCGAGGTCCTGCGCACGCTGTACCCGCGCTACGGGGACTTCGAAGAGCTGATGGCCCGTCTCGACCCGTCCGGCACCTTCCGCAACGACTTCCTGGACCGGCACTTCCCGGGCTGA
- a CDS encoding sugar transferase codes for MGLAGAPRPRTASGPARGRGFDRPEQVPAVSRGRGAGAPHTGPGRLLPLVVCVELLGLGLPGWLVLRADGQPKALAGAVAATVVWCGVRAGRGRYALRAPGRPPGALTTPGDWLLLIGLLAVLWTVLDASIDPAAAVVALIPGLLTAAAASWARRLTRSGRRRTERRVLVVGEATGVDRAVGVLTSREDHGYRVVAALPVGAATLSCEAPVPGRLAPAPADDDVSTVLGAAFAHEADLALVVPGPQFAEERLRRLTWGLHDGGLELSVLSHLSETAADRVRPSSAAGLTLLHIVPPLRRGLQPALKATVDRAGAVCGLVALAPLLVLIAAAVRVTSKGPVFHRQIRQGQHNRPFTMWKFRTMVADAEQRKARLAAVNENDGPMFKMRRDPRVTRLGRLLRRSSLDELPQLINVLKGDMSLVGPRPPLPDEVSRYDERELRRLAVKPGLTGLWQVSGRSDLSWQETVSLDLWYVDNWSVATDMGLMARTLRAVTDGRGAY; via the coding sequence GTGGGACTGGCGGGAGCGCCGCGTCCGCGGACCGCTTCCGGCCCGGCGCGCGGCCGGGGCTTCGACCGGCCGGAGCAGGTCCCGGCCGTTTCGCGCGGACGTGGCGCCGGGGCGCCCCACACCGGTCCCGGCCGGCTGCTGCCCCTGGTCGTCTGCGTCGAGTTACTGGGCCTGGGGTTACCCGGCTGGCTCGTCCTGCGCGCCGACGGACAGCCGAAGGCCCTGGCCGGCGCGGTCGCGGCCACCGTGGTGTGGTGCGGGGTCCGGGCCGGGCGGGGACGGTACGCGTTACGGGCCCCGGGCCGTCCGCCGGGGGCGCTGACCACGCCCGGCGACTGGTTACTGCTCATCGGCCTGCTGGCGGTGCTCTGGACGGTGCTCGACGCGTCCATCGACCCGGCGGCGGCCGTCGTGGCGCTGATCCCCGGACTTCTGACGGCGGCGGCCGCCTCCTGGGCGCGCAGGCTCACCCGGTCGGGACGGCGGAGAACCGAGCGCCGGGTGCTGGTGGTGGGCGAGGCCACGGGGGTGGACCGGGCGGTGGGGGTGCTCACCTCCCGGGAGGACCACGGCTATCGCGTCGTGGCGGCCCTGCCGGTGGGCGCGGCGACGCTGAGCTGCGAGGCCCCGGTGCCGGGGCGGCTCGCACCGGCCCCCGCCGACGACGACGTCTCCACGGTGCTGGGCGCGGCCTTCGCCCACGAGGCGGACCTGGCGCTGGTGGTCCCGGGCCCGCAGTTCGCCGAGGAGCGATTACGCCGGCTGACCTGGGGGCTGCACGACGGCGGGCTGGAACTGTCCGTGCTCTCGCACCTCTCGGAGACGGCGGCGGACCGGGTCCGACCGTCCTCGGCCGCCGGGCTGACCCTGCTGCACATCGTGCCGCCGCTGCGCCGGGGGCTCCAGCCGGCCCTGAAGGCGACGGTGGACCGGGCCGGCGCGGTGTGCGGTCTGGTCGCGCTGGCCCCGCTGCTGGTGCTGATCGCGGCGGCGGTCCGGGTCACCTCCAAGGGGCCGGTCTTCCACCGGCAGATCCGTCAGGGGCAGCACAACCGCCCGTTCACCATGTGGAAGTTCCGCACGATGGTGGCGGACGCCGAGCAGCGCAAGGCGCGGCTGGCCGCGGTGAACGAGAACGACGGCCCCATGTTCAAGATGCGCCGCGATCCCCGGGTCACCCGTCTCGGCCGGCTGCTGCGCCGCTCGTCGCTCGACGAGTTGCCCCAGCTCATCAACGTACTCAAGGGTGACATGTCCCTGGTCGGCCCGCGTCCGCCGCTGCCGGACGAGGTGTCCCGCTACGACGAGCGCGAGCTGAGGCGGCTCGCGGTGAAACCCGGGCTGACCGGCCTGTGGCAGGTCAGCGGCCGGTCCGACCTGTCCTGGCAGGAGACCGTCTCGCTCGACCTCTGGTACGTCGACAACTGGTCGGTGGCCACGGACATGGGGCTCATGGCCCGTACGCTGCGCGCCGTCACCGACGGCCGCGGGGCGTACTGA
- a CDS encoding GDP-L-fucose synthase family protein yields the protein MTTDLPGPPQEPVPSLLRPGARVFVAGHRGLVGSAVARRLTAEGHDVITCGRDRLDLRDAERTAAFLRRTHPDAVVLAAARVGGIMANSTYPVQFIEDNLRIQLSVIAGAHAAGTERLLFLGSSCIYPKLAPQPIPESALLTGPLEPTNEAYALAKIAGIVQIQSYRHQYGASYISAMPTNLYGPGDSFDLETSHVLPALIRRFHEARHRGAPAVTLWGSGNPRREFLHVDDLAAACVLLLERYDEDAPVNVGSGEDLTIRELASVVGDVTSYQGEVVWDTAKPDGTPRKLLDVSRLAALGFKPRIALREGIAGTYSWWLRQRGA from the coding sequence ATGACGACTGATCTCCCCGGCCCTCCTCAGGAACCCGTCCCGTCCCTGTTACGTCCGGGCGCCCGTGTGTTCGTCGCCGGCCACCGCGGTCTGGTGGGTTCCGCGGTGGCCCGACGCCTCACCGCCGAAGGTCATGACGTGATCACGTGCGGCCGTGACCGCCTCGATCTGCGGGACGCCGAGCGGACCGCCGCCTTTCTGCGCCGGACACACCCGGACGCCGTCGTGCTCGCCGCCGCCCGGGTCGGCGGGATCATGGCCAACAGCACGTATCCCGTGCAGTTCATCGAGGACAACCTGCGCATCCAGCTGAGCGTGATCGCGGGCGCGCACGCGGCGGGCACCGAACGGCTGCTCTTCCTCGGCTCGTCCTGCATCTACCCGAAGCTGGCCCCGCAGCCGATCCCCGAGAGCGCCCTGCTCACCGGCCCGCTGGAGCCGACCAATGAGGCGTACGCCCTCGCGAAGATCGCCGGCATCGTGCAGATCCAGTCCTACCGCCACCAGTACGGCGCCTCCTACATCAGTGCCATGCCGACCAATCTCTACGGTCCCGGCGACAGCTTCGACCTGGAGACCTCGCACGTCCTGCCCGCCCTGATACGCCGCTTCCACGAGGCCCGGCACCGCGGCGCCCCGGCCGTCACGCTCTGGGGCTCCGGGAACCCCCGCCGCGAGTTCCTGCACGTCGACGACCTGGCGGCAGCCTGCGTCCTGCTGCTGGAGCGCTACGACGAGGACGCGCCCGTCAACGTCGGCTCCGGCGAGGACCTGACGATCCGCGAACTGGCCTCTGTGGTCGGCGATGTGACGTCGTATCAGGGCGAGGTCGTCTGGGACACGGCGAAGCCGGACGGCACCCCGCGCAAGCTCCTGGACGTCTCCCGGCTGGCCGCGCTCGGCTTCAAGCCGCGGATCGCGCTGCGCGAGGGCATCGCGGGCACCTACTCCTGGTGGCTCCGGCAGCGGGGAGCGTAG